From Drosophila santomea strain STO CAGO 1482 chromosome 2R, Prin_Dsan_1.1, whole genome shotgun sequence:
TTGGAGGAGGGACCAGTCTGTGTGATCTGCACCAGGCGTTCAGTCTGCGGAGGAGGCAGCGCCTTCATGGGCGCCTTGATGGTCAGCAGGCCATCGGAGGAGAGGGAGGATGTGACTGTGTCGGGATTGACATCACCTAAGCGGAAGCAACATACATGGTCAGTTAACTACTTATTGTTGAAAGAAAGTGGACTCACTTGGCAGCTGGTAGCGTCTGGAGAACTGGCGGGAGACGTATCCGTGCTCGTCCTGCTTCTCCTCGTGCTTGCCCTCCACGATGACGAACTTGTCGGCCACCTTGACGGTGATCTCGGATGGCGAGAACTGCTGCACATCCAGAATGACCTCGAACTTCTCGCTATCGATGTTCAGGGTGGAACCGGACTCCTGCTTCTGCAGGCTGTTCTTCTGCCAGGGGCGCAGGTATCCCGAGCGCAGCACGGTGGGGCGGGAGTTCCACACGGAGGACATGAGGTCATCCCTCCTCAGTCCCTGGCCGAAGTGCTGGTCCAAGAGGCGCGAGGTGCGCATTGGAAAGTCGAGCTCATCCCACCAGTCGCGGAACATCAGTGGCACTACGGACATCTGCTTTGATCGAGAAGAAACGAG
This genomic window contains:
- the LOC120445934 gene encoding protein lethal(2)essential for life produces the protein MSVVPLMFRDWWDELDFPMRTSRLLDQHFGQGLRRDDLMSSVWNSRPTVLRSGYLRPWQKNSLQKQESGSTLNIDSEKFEVILDVQQFSPSEITVKVADKFVIVEGKHEEKQDEHGYVSRQFSRRYQLPSDVNPDTVTSSLSSDGLLTIKAPMKALPPPQTERLVQITQTGPSSKEDNARKVETSTA